The DNA segment CGACCAGACGCCGTATGGCGGCGGCACCTGGGCCTCGCGCGGCGCCGGCATCGGCGGCGAGGCGGCGCTTCAGGCCGCCAAAGTCCTGCGCAAGAACATCCTCGATGTTGCCGCCGCGATCCTGCAATCCGCGCCCGCCGAACTCGACATTGCGAACAACCAGATCGTGAACGCCGGCGACGGCGCGCCGCGGATCGAACTGCGTGAACTCGCCCGCATCGTTTATTTCCGTCCCGACACCTTGCCGCCGGGCATTCAGCCGGAACTGATGGCGACGCGGCATTACGTGCCGCGCGAATATCCCTTTGCCTTCACCAACGGGATTCAGGCCTCGTGGCTGGAGGTCGATACCGATACCGGCTTCGTCAAGCTGCTCAAGCACTGGGTGGTGGAAGATTGCGGGACCATCATCAATCCACAGCTGGTCGACGAACAGATCCGCGGCGGTGTGGTGCAGGGCCTCGGCGCGGCGTTGTTCGAGAAATGCCTCTATGACGAGCGCGGCCAGCTCACCAATGCCAACATGGCGGATTATCTGGTGCCGATGTCGGGCGAGATGCCGGATATCGATATCGGCCACGTGGTGTCGCCGACATCTGAGAGCGAACTCGGCGCCAAAGGTGCAGGCGAGGCGGGGACTGCCGGAGCCGCGGCCTGCGTGGCCAATGCGGTGAACGATGCGCTCACACCGTTCGGCGCCGTGATCACCGAAATCCCGCTGACGCCGGAACTGATCCTGGCAGCGCTTAAGCGGATCTGAACCGGTGGGCTACAGCTTGTTGACGGAAGCGAACGTGCCGTCGCCCTGAATCACCGTCAGGAAGACATCGCTCGCGGCATCGTGCGGCGTCTGTCCGACGGCAACATGATCGCCGCTGATGTCGAAACGGCCGACCGCATTGATGACCCGCAAGAATGCTTCGCGCGTGGGATTGGGGCCGGCCATCTCAAGCGCGGCGGCGGCGAGCCGTGCGGAAAGATAACCCTCCAGCGAAACGAAGTCCGGCTCCATTTCGGGATCGAGCAGCCGTCCGGCCGCCTGATAGTCGGCAACGACCTTGATCGACGTGTCCCATGGAAACGGCACGACCTGTGACACGATCACGCCTTCGCCTTCGTGGCCAAGCTCCTGGGCGAGCGCAACGGCGCCGACAAAGGAGATATTGACGAATACCGGGTTGAAGCCGCTCTTGCGCGCGAGCTTGATGAATTCGGCGCAAGGCGCGTAGGTGCCGACCATCACCACCGCTTCCGGCTCTGCGCGCCTGAGTGTGCGCATGGCGGACGCCACCGCCTTGGTGTTGCGCTCATAGGTCGCTTCGGCCGCGAGCTCCATGCCGCGCCTTTCCAGCGCGAGCTTGACCCCGGTAAGACCGTCGCGGCCGTACGGATCGTCCTGGTAAAAGATCGCGATGCGCTTGAGGTGGCGGTCTTCGGTCAGATGCTTGATCCAGGATTCGGCTTCGGCCGCGTAGCTCGCGCGAATATTGACGACGTTGGCAAGATCGTTTCCGCGAAGAAAGCCGGCGCCGGTGAAAGGACCGATGAAGGGAATGTTCTGTGCCTTCGCGATCGGCACCGTCACGAGCGTCGTCGGCGTGCCGACCGCGCCAATCAAGGCAAAAACCTTGTCTTCCTCGATCAGCTTGAAGGTCTGCAACACGGAGCGGTCGGGATCGTAGCCATCGTCGCGGCTGATCAGTTCGAGTTTCCGGCCGTGAACCCCGCCTTTGGCGTTGACCTCGGCAAAGGCCGCCAGAATGCCCTGGCGCATTTTCACGCCGAGTGCCGACGAAGGGCCGCTCATGGCGGCCGCCTGGCCGAACAGGATGCGGTCCGCAGCAACGCCAGCCTCCTCGGCCTGCGCAGGCGCCGCGAGCAGCAACAGGCAAAATAAAGCCTTGAGTTGCATATACTTCATTGAAACACTTTTACGTGATGAATTCCACCATATGGGGGAGAAGCTAGCGGAGGGGGATGAAGAGCTCGCTAACTCCGTGGCCTCAAGTCCGCGCCCGGTCGGCAAATTCACAGGTCGACGGGTTTCCCTGAGGCGTTTTCAGTTGTGCTCCCGAGACTGCGGATGAAATCCATAAAGATCGTTAACTAAGGTATCCAAATGCGGTGCTATCTCCGTAGACATTCAGGCTTTTTAACCATCGTCCGCCCCATAACAGCCTCTTCGGAAAGCCGTTCCCGTTGGGGCGAAAGCAAGAGATGAGCGGTCTAAATCCGGGCGAGGATCGTCCGGAAAATATGGGCGAGCGGAGGAAGGCGCCCGCACCCCGGGCGAAGCCTTACCGGCCGGCCTGGGTGGCGGCGTGCATCGGCCTGATCCTGACCGGGATCGCCGCTTACGCCGTGGCGCGCTGGGAGCGCCGCGTCACCTGGACCGAATTCGAAGGCGTCGCCGCGACCCAGCTCATCGAGATGCAGAACGGCGTCAACGAATATCTCGGCCGCCTGGTTACGCTGCGCGCGTTGTTCGAATCCGCCAACGATGACGTGACGCGCAGTGAATTCGAGGTTTTCGGCAGCCGGCTGTTCGAAAACCATCCCGGCGTTCTTCGCGTCAACTGGCTGCCGAAGGTCTATCGCAAGGAGCGCGCGGAATTCGAGTCGGAGGCCATCAACGACGGCATTCCGGCCTACCATTTCAAATCGCTGGCGAACGGCGTCGTCTCCGTCGCGCCGGAGAGCGAGTTCTACTTCCCGATCTATTTTTCGACGGAGCGGAAAATCTCGCCGGTCTACGGCGCGGATTATTCCACCGACCCGATCCGCTGGGCCACGCTCGAGCGCGCCCGCGATTCCGACACGGTCGCCGTTTCGCCGACCCGTCTGTTCAAGAACGACAACGGCGGGGCCCACGGCGTTCTCGTCGCGGTGCCGGTCTATGTGAAGGGAACCTCGCGCGCGACGATCGCCGACCGCCGGCGCAACCTGACCGGCTTCGTGGTCGGCATGTTCGATCTCAGCCAGCTCCTGCAATCGATCCGGTCCGTCACGCCCGAATCTGCCGCGGTCGTATTGACCGCCTATGCCCCGGAGGCGGACGGCAAGGCCGAAAGTAGGCCCGACTATTCGTCCGCGAATGCGACTGCGCGATCCATGCAGGCGTTCGAACAAGGGCAGTACTGGTCCGGCACGCTCAGGATCGGCGATGCGAACTGGCTGGCGAAGGCCGTGCCCGCGGCCGGCGGTCACCTCATGGAGCACTACGACCGCGCCTTGACCGTGCTCGCGGCAGGTTCTGCCATCACGATTTTTCTCTCGGTCTATCTCGGCATGGCAAGCCGCAACTCGCGCGAACTCGCTTTGGCCAATCGACGCGTGCTTGAACTGGCGCAGACCGACATTCTCACCGGGCTCCCCAACCGCGCGTTTTTTCTCGAGCAGTTGAAAGACGCAGGATCCGATCCGCTGCAACTCGGCGTGTTCTCGGTTTTGATGGTCGATCTCGATCGCTTCAAGAACGTCAACGACTCGCTGGGGCACGCCGCCGGCGACGCCCTGCTGCGGCAGGTGGCGGTTCGGCTGCGCTCGGCGTTGCGCAGCGAGGACGCGCTGGCGCGGCTTGGCGGCGACGAATTCGCCATCATCCAGGCGGGCCAGCATGATCAGCGCGCCAATTCGACGGATCTGGCGGGGCGAATCTCCAAGCTCATCGCCGAACCATTCCAGTTGCCGGGCAACCAGGTCGAGATCGGCACCAGCATCGGGATTGCAATTGCGCCCGAGCATGGCGTCGACCGCGAACAGCTCCTGAAGAAAGCCGACCTTGCGCTCTATCGTTCCAAATCCGCTGGCCGCAACTGCTTCACGGTCTACGACGAGGCGATGTCGGCCGAACTCGAGGCGCGCAACACGCTGGAAGGCGACCTGCGCGACGCCATTGCGCGCTGCCTGTTCGAGGTTCACTATCAGCCGTATTTCGACGTCGAAACCGGACGCCGCCGCGGCGCCGAGGCGCTGGTACGCTGGCGTCATCCGGTGAGGGGATTGATCCCGCCGGACCAGTTCATTCCGCTCGCGGAAGAAACCGGGCTGATCGTGCCGCTCGGCGAATGGATCATCCGCCAGGCCTGCGACGATGCGACCCTGTGGCCGGCCGACACCATGGTTTCGATCAATCTTTCGCCGGTGCAGTTCAAGCAGGCCGAATTGTTCGACGTCATCGAAACCACGCTACGCAATTCCGGATTGTCGGCGGAGCGGCTCGAGATCGAGATCACCGAATCCGTGCTGCTGGAGCGCGCCTGCGAGAATCTCGTTTTCATGGAGCGCTTGAGCGATCTCGGCGTCTCGCTCGCGCTTGACGATTTCGGCACCGGCTATTCGTCGCTGAGCTGCCTGACCACGTTCCCGTTCGACAAGATCAAGATCGACAAGTCCTTCATGGGCAATCTGTCGGCACAATACAAAAGTGCTGCGATCATTTCCTCGATCGTGACGCTGGCGCGCGGTCTCGGCATGTCGGTGACGGCCGAGGGCGTCGAAACCATCGAACAGCTCGACGGCCTGAAACAGCTCGGCGTCAATTTTGCGCAAGGTTATTTGCTCGGCCGTCCGGTCCCGACCGCCGAGCTCGAAAAGCAGCCCGTGATCTTCCGCCCGCGCCGCGACGCCGCCTGACGTCTGCCCGATTCGTGCCGCTGGACCGCCCACTGGCATGCCACATCAGGCGGTAACGGGATGATCGGCCGCGCCCGCTTGCATAGGCTGGAATCACCCCACGACGCCGACGGGTAGAAGGATTATGCTTTTTTCGTGGACGCTATTGCGGCCCCGGAAAATATATTCCTACCTATGACCGGGATCCCGACACCATGCTCGGGCATTGTATGTGCGGTGGGATAGTGGAGGGGCTTCGTCATGGCTACTTGGCCGCAAGGTCGTGATGCTGTTCCCCTGCCAAGACGTTAAGGGACGCCTGTGATCGATCCTGTCTACGTGGCATCGGGCTTCAGCGTCGGGCTTCTGGTCGGCATGACCGGCGTCGGCGGCGGCTCGCTGATGACGCCGATCCTGATCATGCTGTTCGGCATCCATCCGTCCACGGCGGTCGGCACTGATCTGTTGTATGCGGCGGCGACCAAAACCGGCGGCGGCCTCGTCCACGGCTGGGCCGGCACCATCTACTGGCGGGCGGTGCTTCGTCTGGCGGCCGGCAGCATCCCCGCGAGCATCGTGACGCTGCTGGTGCTCTGGCAACTCGATCTCTCGGCCGAAGCGGCACGGGGCCTGGTCAATTCGGTGCTGTGTTTCGCGCTGCTGTTGACCGCAACCGCGCTGATCTTCCGCAAGCTCGTGATCGACAAATTGCGCGTACGCATGGAGCGCGTGGACGATACGACGATTGCGCGCGCCACCGTTTTCGTAGGCGTCGTTCTCGGCGTGCTGGTCTCGATCTCTTCGGTCGGCGCCGGGGCCGTCGGCGTCACCGCATTGCTACTGCTCTATCCGCAACTGCCGATGGTGCGCATCATCGGCTCCGACATTGCCCATGCGGTGCCGCTCACACTCGTCGCCGGGATCGGGCACTGGTTCATGGGCTCGACCGACTGGCAGTTGCTGGGCGTGCTCCTGATCGGCTCGCTGCCGGGGATCGCGATCGGCAGCTATTGCGCGGTGCGCGTTCCCGAAACCGCGCTGCGGCTGCTGCTCGCCGGCATTCTGATCGTGGTGGCAGGAAAACTCGGCTCGGAGCAATGGCGCTCCCCAGCGCCGAATGTTGCGGTCACGACCGAGCGTGCGTCGGCCGCCACGCAAAGCGCCCCGCAGATCGTGCCGGTGGCGATCGGCTCCCATTCCGGCAACTGACCCGGCAACTTACGTCAGCCGTCCATCGCCCCGTCCCCTGACCGTGCGCGATTTTCCGGATTTGTTTGCCAAAGCTTGAAGTATAAAATATATCCGCACCCGAGGGCTTTCATTCGGGGAGAAGCGCGCATGGTGGAACTGCCGAATTCCCCGCATGCGGTCGTCACCGGTGCGGCGCGCGGCATCGGCCGCCAAATCGCGTTGCAAATGACCGGAGCCGGCGCCGTCGTCACCGCGCTCGGCCGTCAAACGGCTGCGCTGGAAGATCTGGTGGCCCACGGCGTTGCGCATTCTTATGTTACGGCCGACGTGACCGACCAGGCCGCGGTCGTTGCGGCAATGCGAGAAGCCGCCGCTCGCCAGCCGATCGATATCCTGATCGCCAATGCCGGGGCGGCCGAATCCGCAAGCTTCGCCAAATCCGACGCGGCGCTGTTCCGGCGCATGATGGACGTCAACTTCATGGGCGTGGTGCACAGCATTCAGGCGGCATTGCCCGCGATGCGCGAGCGCCCCTTCGGCCGCATCGTCGTGATCGCTTCGACCGCTGGCCTCAAGGGCTACGCTTATGTCAGCGCCTATGCCGCCGCCAAGCATGCGGCGATCGGTCTGGTGCGCTCGCTGGCGCTCGAGCTTGCGTCGACGCGCATCACCGTGAATGCGGTCTGCCCCGGCTTTACCGACACCGATCTTGTTGCCGGCAGCCTCGACACCATCATGAAAAAGACCGGCCGCGATCGCAGCGCCGCCGTCGCCGAGTTGACCAAACATAATCCGCAAGGACGCCTGATTTCGCCGACTGAGGTTGCCGACACCGTGCTGTGGCTGTGCGGCGAGGGTGCAGGCGCCGTCACGGGTCAGGCGATCGCCGTTGCCGGCGGGGAGATTTGACGCGTGTAAAGTCAATTTGGACGTCATTGCGAGCGCAGCGAAGCAATCCAGAAATTGGATGAAGTGGTCTGGATTGCTTCGTCGCTTTGCAATGACGATATAGGTTCGCAAGGAGAGCTCATGAGCCAGCCAGCCAATTCCGTCACCTTGCCGCTTGCGCAATATCAGCCACGGCACTTCCTTCTGAAGGTCGAGGGCAACGTCGCTGCCGTGACGCTCAACCGTCCCGAGCGGAAGAATCCGCTGACGTTCGAAAGCTACCGCGAACTGACGGATTTTTTCCGCGCCTGCGCCTTCGACGATGAGGTCAAGGTGATCGTGGTGTCAGGCGCCGGCGGCAATTTCTCGTCCGGCGGCGACGTGTTCGAGATCATCGGACCGCTCGTGAAGATGGACACCAAGGGCCTGACCGCCTTCACCCGCATGACCGGCGACCTCGTGAAAGCGATGCGGGCGTGCCCGCAGCCGATCGTCTCGGCCGTGGAAGGCATTTGCGCTGGCGCCGGCGCGATCATCGCCATGGCCTCCGACATGCGGCTGGCTGCGTCAGGCGCCAAGGTCGCCTTCCTGTTCAACAAGGTCGGGCTCGCCGGCTGCGACATGGGCGCGTGCGCGATCCTGCCGCGCATCATCGGCCAGGCGCGCGCCTCGGAATTGCTGTTCACCGGCCGCTTCATGAGTGCCGAGGAGGGCGAGCGCTGGGGATTCTTCAGCCGCATCGTTGCGCCAGCTGACGTGCTCTCGCAGGCGCACGCAGTGGCCAAAGACATCGCGGCGGGGCCGACCTTCGCCAACACCATGACCAAGCGCATGCTGGCGATGGAATGGGCGATGTCGGTGGAGGAGGCGATCGAGGCCGAGGCGATCGCGCAGGCGCTGTGCATGACCACTGAAGATTTTACGCGCGCCTTCGAGGCCTTTGCCAACAAGCAGAAACCTGACTTCAAGGGGAATTGAGGGCTGGTTTCTGGCTTTACGCTGGAAGCGCAGGAGGCCATCCTTCGAGACGCCGCGCGCACCCGAGCAGGCCGAGCGATGGCGAAGCCGTCGCGAACGGTGCAAATATATGACGCGGCTCCTCAGGATGAGGTCACGGCAAGACCAAGACCCTCACGGTGAGGAGACGCGAAGCGTCGTCTCGAACCCATGAGGCCGGGCCGAGGCGGCCGAAGCCGCTTGCCGCCGAGATGTTTTAGGTTTAAAACAATTTCCGGTGTTCGATAAAGCGCGGGAGAAGAGGTTCCCATGAAGGTCGCGATCATCGGCGGTGGACCTGCGGGTCTTTATGCGGCGATCCTGCTCAGGAAGCAGCGCCCCGAGGCCGACATCACGGTTTATGAACGCAACCGTGCCGACGACACCTTCGGCTTCGGCGTAGTGTTCTC comes from the Bradyrhizobium erythrophlei genome and includes:
- a CDS encoding ABC transporter substrate-binding protein, whose amino-acid sequence is MKYMQLKALFCLLLLAAPAQAEEAGVAADRILFGQAAAMSGPSSALGVKMRQGILAAFAEVNAKGGVHGRKLELISRDDGYDPDRSVLQTFKLIEEDKVFALIGAVGTPTTLVTVPIAKAQNIPFIGPFTGAGFLRGNDLANVVNIRASYAAEAESWIKHLTEDRHLKRIAIFYQDDPYGRDGLTGVKLALERRGMELAAEATYERNTKAVASAMRTLRRAEPEAVVMVGTYAPCAEFIKLARKSGFNPVFVNISFVGAVALAQELGHEGEGVIVSQVVPFPWDTSIKVVADYQAAGRLLDPEMEPDFVSLEGYLSARLAAAALEMAGPNPTREAFLRVINAVGRFDISGDHVAVGQTPHDAASDVFLTVIQGDGTFASVNKL
- a CDS encoding bifunctional diguanylate cyclase/phosphodiesterase: MSGLNPGEDRPENMGERRKAPAPRAKPYRPAWVAACIGLILTGIAAYAVARWERRVTWTEFEGVAATQLIEMQNGVNEYLGRLVTLRALFESANDDVTRSEFEVFGSRLFENHPGVLRVNWLPKVYRKERAEFESEAINDGIPAYHFKSLANGVVSVAPESEFYFPIYFSTERKISPVYGADYSTDPIRWATLERARDSDTVAVSPTRLFKNDNGGAHGVLVAVPVYVKGTSRATIADRRRNLTGFVVGMFDLSQLLQSIRSVTPESAAVVLTAYAPEADGKAESRPDYSSANATARSMQAFEQGQYWSGTLRIGDANWLAKAVPAAGGHLMEHYDRALTVLAAGSAITIFLSVYLGMASRNSRELALANRRVLELAQTDILTGLPNRAFFLEQLKDAGSDPLQLGVFSVLMVDLDRFKNVNDSLGHAAGDALLRQVAVRLRSALRSEDALARLGGDEFAIIQAGQHDQRANSTDLAGRISKLIAEPFQLPGNQVEIGTSIGIAIAPEHGVDREQLLKKADLALYRSKSAGRNCFTVYDEAMSAELEARNTLEGDLRDAIARCLFEVHYQPYFDVETGRRRGAEALVRWRHPVRGLIPPDQFIPLAEETGLIVPLGEWIIRQACDDATLWPADTMVSINLSPVQFKQAELFDVIETTLRNSGLSAERLEIEITESVLLERACENLVFMERLSDLGVSLALDDFGTGYSSLSCLTTFPFDKIKIDKSFMGNLSAQYKSAAIISSIVTLARGLGMSVTAEGVETIEQLDGLKQLGVNFAQGYLLGRPVPTAELEKQPVIFRPRRDAA
- a CDS encoding sulfite exporter TauE/SafE family protein, with translation MIDPVYVASGFSVGLLVGMTGVGGGSLMTPILIMLFGIHPSTAVGTDLLYAAATKTGGGLVHGWAGTIYWRAVLRLAAGSIPASIVTLLVLWQLDLSAEAARGLVNSVLCFALLLTATALIFRKLVIDKLRVRMERVDDTTIARATVFVGVVLGVLVSISSVGAGAVGVTALLLLYPQLPMVRIIGSDIAHAVPLTLVAGIGHWFMGSTDWQLLGVLLIGSLPGIAIGSYCAVRVPETALRLLLAGILIVVAGKLGSEQWRSPAPNVAVTTERASAATQSAPQIVPVAIGSHSGN
- a CDS encoding SDR family NAD(P)-dependent oxidoreductase, which codes for MVELPNSPHAVVTGAARGIGRQIALQMTGAGAVVTALGRQTAALEDLVAHGVAHSYVTADVTDQAAVVAAMREAAARQPIDILIANAGAAESASFAKSDAALFRRMMDVNFMGVVHSIQAALPAMRERPFGRIVVIASTAGLKGYAYVSAYAAAKHAAIGLVRSLALELASTRITVNAVCPGFTDTDLVAGSLDTIMKKTGRDRSAAVAELTKHNPQGRLISPTEVADTVLWLCGEGAGAVTGQAIAVAGGEI
- a CDS encoding enoyl-CoA hydratase family protein codes for the protein MSQPANSVTLPLAQYQPRHFLLKVEGNVAAVTLNRPERKNPLTFESYRELTDFFRACAFDDEVKVIVVSGAGGNFSSGGDVFEIIGPLVKMDTKGLTAFTRMTGDLVKAMRACPQPIVSAVEGICAGAGAIIAMASDMRLAASGAKVAFLFNKVGLAGCDMGACAILPRIIGQARASELLFTGRFMSAEEGERWGFFSRIVAPADVLSQAHAVAKDIAAGPTFANTMTKRMLAMEWAMSVEEAIEAEAIAQALCMTTEDFTRAFEAFANKQKPDFKGN